The following coding sequences lie in one Meles meles chromosome X, mMelMel3.1 paternal haplotype, whole genome shotgun sequence genomic window:
- the F8A1 gene encoding 40-kDa huntingtin-associated protein → MAASAAGLGGGAGPGPEAGDFLARYRQVSNKLKKRFLRKPNVAEAGEQFGQLGRELRAQECLPYAAWCQLAVARCQQALFHGPGEALALTEAARLFLRQERDARQRLVCPAAYGEPLQAAASALGAAVRLHLELGQPAAAAALCLELATALRDLGQPAAAAGHFQRAAQLQLPQLPLAALQALGDAASCQLLARDYNGALAVFTRMQRLAREHGSHPVHPPPPAPPPPPPPLPRAPGQQVGPGAAPAVAAALLPPSAASAPGASSPATLGAFADVLVRCEVSRVLLLLLLQPPPAKLLPEHAHTLEKYSWEAFDSHGQESGGQLPEELFLLLQSLVMATHEKDTEAVKSLQVEMWPLLSAEQNHLLHLVLQEAVSPSGQGI, encoded by the coding sequence ATGGCGGCGTCCGCGGCTGGCCTGGGTGGCGGCGCGGGTCCCGGCCCCGAGGCTGGGGATTTCCTGGCCCGCTACCGCCAGGTGTCCAACAAGCTGAAGAAGCGGTTCCTGCGGAAGCCGAACGTGGCGGAGGCGGGCGAGCAGTTTGGCCAGTTGGGCCGCGAGCTGCGCGCCCAGGAGTGCCTGCCCTACGCGGCCTGGTGCCAGCTGGCCGTGGCGCGCTGCCAGCAGGCGCTCTTTCACGGGCCCGGGGAGGCGCTGGCGCTGACCGAGGCCGCCCGACTCTTCCTGCGGCAGGAGCGCGACGCGCGCCAGCGGCTCGTCTGCCCGGCCGCTTACGGGGAGCCGCTGCAGGCCGCGGCCAGCGCTCTGGGCGCCGCCGTGCGCCTGCACCTCGAGCTGGGCcagccggccgccgccgccgccctctgCCTCGAGCTGGCCACCGCCCTGCGCGACCTGGGCcagccggccgccgccgccggccaCTTCCAGCGCGCCGCCCAGCTGCAGCTCCCGCAGCTGCCCCTGGCCGCGCTGCAGGCGCTGGGCGACGCCGCCTCCTGCCAGCTGCTGGCCCGCGACTACAACGGCGCCCTGGCCGTCTTCACGCGCATGCAGCGCCTGGCGCGGGAGCACGGCAGCCACCCGGTGCATCCGCCCCcgccggcgccgccgcccccaCCGCCGCCGCTGCCGCGGGCCCCGGGGCAGCAGGTGGGCCCCGGCGCCGCCCCGGCCGTGGCCGCCGCGCTGCTCCCTCCCAGCGCCGCCTCCGCGCCCGGCGCTTCCTCTCCCGCCACGCTCGGAGCCTTCGCGGACGTGTTGGTCCGCTGCGAGGTGTCCCgcgtgctgctgctgctgctcctgcaaCCGCCGCCCGCCAAGCTCCTGCCGGAGCATGCCCACACCCTGGAGAAGTACTCCTGGGAGGCTTTTGACAGCCACGGGCAGGAGAGCGGGGGCCAGCTTCCCGAGGAGCTGTTCCTGCTGCTCCAGTCCTTGGTCATGGCTACCCACGAGAAGGACACGGAGGCCGTCAAGTCGCTGCAGGTGGAGATGTGGCCGCTCTTGAGTGCTGAGCAGAATCACCTCCTTCACCTCGTCCTGCAAGAAGCCGTCTCCCCCTCGGGACAGGGCATCTGA
- the LOC123934871 gene encoding histone H2A-Bbd type 2/3, whose product MPAKRSRPGSSGGQTQARSRARSRTARAELSFSVSHVERLLREGRYARRLGSSAPVFLAAVIQYLTATVLELAGNEARNCGSTRITPELVDMAVHNNALLSRFFQSTTISQVAPAHD is encoded by the coding sequence ATGCCGGCCAAGAGGAGCCGTCCAGGGTCGTCCGGAGGCCAGACGCAGGCCCGCTCCCGCGCCCGCTCCCGCACCGCCCGAGCCGAGCTGTCGTTCTCCGTGAGCCACGTGGAGCGCCTCCTGCGCGAGGGCCGCTACGCCCGGCGCCTGGGCTCGTCCGCGCCGGTCTTCCTAGCGGCCGTCATCCAGTACCTGACGGCCACCGTCCTGGAGCTGGCGGGCAACGAGGCGCGGAACTGCGGCTCGACGCGCATCACCCCGGAGCTCGTGGACATGGCGGTGCACAACAACGCGCTGCTCAGCCGCTTCTTCCAGTCCACCACCATCTCCCAGGTGGCCCCGGCCCACGACTAG